In Shumkonia mesophila, the genomic stretch CGAAGAAGTTGCCCATCGCCGGCCGTCCGGCGAGGCCCCGGGCCAGCGCCACCAGCGCGGCGATGCCGGTGGCGGCCGACACGAACTGCAGCCACATCAGGCCGCCCAACTGCGAGAAGTAGCTGAGCGTGCTTTCGCCGGAATAGTGCTGGAGATTGGTGTTGGAGGTGAAGGACGCCGCGGTGTTGAAGACGAGGCTGCCTTCGATCGGTCCCATGCCGTCCGGATTGAGCGGCAGATACGACTGCAAGCCCAGGATGGTGAAGGTCACCACGAACATGACCGCGTTGAACGCCAGCATGGCGATCACGTACTGCTTCCAGTTGTGCGACGCCCGGGTCAGCGGGCCGCCGATGCCCTGGAAGGCCCGGGTCCATCCATCGGGACCCTCGGCGAGCGGGGCCGGATCCATGGCCCATTTCATGTAGCGGCCCAGCGGCCAGGACAGAAGGACCGTCCCGCCGACGATGAGGGCGACGAAGAGAATGGCGTACATCATGGGATGATCTCCAGAACGCCGGGCGCTCAGGCCCGGTCGATGGCTTCAGTCAACATGAACAGCAGGCCGAAAATCAGGATTCCGAGAAGCAGATAGAGCCACAGCATGGGGTCAAATCCTCTGCGCGGTGGGAACACGGGCGGCCGTCGCCTTCTTCGTCATGCCCGCACTTGTTGCGGGCATCCACGACTTCGGGCCGACGCCGTGAAGAAAGTCGTGGATGGCCGGAACAAGTCCGGCCATGACGGGGTGTGGCGGCATGGCGGCCAATGCCTTGTGTCGGTTCGCTGGCATCCCGCGATGTCCTAGGCGAGGCCAAGCGACGTCAGCACCATGTCGATGAGCTTGATGCCGACGAACGGCACGATGAGGCCGCCGGCGCCATAGACCATCAGGTTGCGCCGCAGGAGGGCCGACGCGCTCGACGGGACATAGCGAATGCCACGTAGCGCCAAGGGAATGAGGGCGACGATGATCAAGGCGTTGAAGACGACGGCCGACAGGATGGCGCTTTGCGGGCTGGCCAGGCCCATGACGTTGAGCGCCTGGAGCGACGGATAGGCGGTCACGAACAGGGCCGGCAGGATCGCGAAGTACTTGGCCACGTCGTTGGCGATGGAGAAAGTGGTGAGCGAGCCGCGGCTGATCAGCAGCTGCTTGCCGATCCTGACGACCTCCAACAGCTTGGTCGGATCGCTGTCGAGATCGACGATATTGGCGGCTTCCCGCGCCGCCTGCGTTCCGTCGTTCATGGCGACGCCGATGTCGGCTTGGGCAAGGGCCGGCGCGTCGTTGGTGCCGTCGCCGCACATGGCGACCATGCGCCCCTGGGCCTGCTCCTTGCGAATCCATTCCAGCTTCTTTTCCGGCGTGGCCTCGGCCAGGAAGTCGTCGACGCCGGCCTCGGCCGCGATCGCCGCCGCCGTCAGCGCATTGTCGCCGGTGATCATCACCGTGCGGATGCCCATGCGCCGGAGCTCGGCGAAGCGCAGGGCGATATCCGGCTTGACGATATCCTTGAGGTGGACGACGCCGAGGATGCGGCGGTCCCGGGCGACCAGCATCGGCGTGCCGCCGGTGCGGGCGATCTCTTCGACGATCCGTTTGATACCGCCGGTCTCGGCCGGATCGGCATAGGCGAGGATGGCGTCCTCGGCCCCCTTGCGGACTTCGCCGTCGCTAAGCTCGGCGCCGCTCATGCGGGTTTGCGCGGTGAAGGGGATGAACGTCCTCACCTGGGACGCGTCGGCCGTGAAGCCATGCTTGGTCTTCGCCAGTTCGACGATGGAACGCCCTTCCGGCGTGTCGTCGCTGAGCGAAGCCAGGGCGGCCGCCTCGGCGAGTTCCGGGACCGTCACGCCCCTCAAGGACACGAACGCGTCCGCCATGCGGTTGCCGAACGTGATGGTGCCGGTCTTGTCGATCAGCAGCGTGTCGACGTTGCCCGCCGCCTCGATGGCGCGGCCCGACTTGGCGATGATGTTGGCCTGGACAAGCCGGTCCATGCCGGCGATGCCGATCGCCGACAAAAGGCCGCCGATGGTCGTCGGGATGAGGGTGACGAGAAGCGCGATCAGGAAGACGACGGGGATTGTCGCTCCCGCATAGCTGGCGAAGGGCTCGAGCGTGACGACGACGATCAGGAAGATCAGCGTCATGCCGACGAGCAGGATATTGAGGGCGATCTCGTTGGGTGTCTTCTGGCGCCTGGCGCCTTCGACCATGGCGATCATGCGGTCGAGAAAGCTTTCGCCCGGCTTGGCGGTGACACGCACCTTGATCCAGTCGGAAACCACCCGGGTGCCGCCGGTGACGGCCGAGCGGTCGCCGCCGCTCTCGCGGATGACCGGCGCCGACTCGCCGGTGATGGCGGCCTCGTCGACCGAGGCGATGCCTTCGATGATCTCGCCGTCCGCCGGGATGATGTCGCCGGCCTCGACGAGGACGACGTCGTCGGGGCGCAACTCGCTGCTGGGTACAGCCTCGGTCTTGCGGCCATCCGGCGAGACCAGGCGCCTGGCCTCGGTCTCCTGGTGGGTTGCCCGCAAGCTGTCGGCGCGGGCCTTGCCGCGGCCTTCGGCCAGGGCCTCGGCGAAGTTGGCGAACAGCACGGTGAACCACAGCCAGCCGGCGATCTGGGCCGTCAGGCCGATCGAGCCGCCGGAGACGGCCTCCCACGCCAGGGCAAGCGTGGCGAGAACGGAGACCACCTCGACCACGAACATGACCGGATTGGAGACGAGGACACGCGGATCGAGCTTGGCAAACGCGGCCCGGATGGCGGGTCCGACCAGCGCGGGGGCGAGGACGCCGGCGGCGGGGCGGGGATGCTTGGCACTCATGAACCGATCTCCTTGAAAAGGGGCATGGCCCGCACGGACTAAAAGCGCTCGGGACGCAGCAGCACGTAGACGAGGTAGCCGAGCAATAGCAGCGCGACCGCCGCGCCGATGACGAGGTCGAGGCTCATGGCCGGTCTCCTGTGAATCCCCGCAAGACGAA encodes the following:
- the kdpB gene encoding potassium-transporting ATPase subunit KdpB, producing the protein MSAKHPRPAAGVLAPALVGPAIRAAFAKLDPRVLVSNPVMFVVEVVSVLATLALAWEAVSGGSIGLTAQIAGWLWFTVLFANFAEALAEGRGKARADSLRATHQETEARRLVSPDGRKTEAVPSSELRPDDVVLVEAGDIIPADGEIIEGIASVDEAAITGESAPVIRESGGDRSAVTGGTRVVSDWIKVRVTAKPGESFLDRMIAMVEGARRQKTPNEIALNILLVGMTLIFLIVVVTLEPFASYAGATIPVVFLIALLVTLIPTTIGGLLSAIGIAGMDRLVQANIIAKSGRAIEAAGNVDTLLIDKTGTITFGNRMADAFVSLRGVTVPELAEAAALASLSDDTPEGRSIVELAKTKHGFTADASQVRTFIPFTAQTRMSGAELSDGEVRKGAEDAILAYADPAETGGIKRIVEEIARTGGTPMLVARDRRILGVVHLKDIVKPDIALRFAELRRMGIRTVMITGDNALTAAAIAAEAGVDDFLAEATPEKKLEWIRKEQAQGRMVAMCGDGTNDAPALAQADIGVAMNDGTQAAREAANIVDLDSDPTKLLEVVRIGKQLLISRGSLTTFSIANDVAKYFAILPALFVTAYPSLQALNVMGLASPQSAILSAVVFNALIIVALIPLALRGIRYVPSSASALLRRNLMVYGAGGLIVPFVGIKLIDMVLTSLGLA
- the kdpF gene encoding K(+)-transporting ATPase subunit F, with the protein product MSLDLVIGAAVALLLLGYLVYVLLRPERF